TCGACTTGTTGCTGATCGACGACATCCATTTCTTCGCCGGCAAGCGCGCCACGCTGGTCGAGTTGCTGCACACCATCGACTTCCTCGTCCGCGAAGGCAAGCAGTTGGTGCTCACGGCCGATCGCCCCTTGGAAGACCTGGCGGTGCTTGGTCCCGAGTTGGTTGCGCGGTTGCAAGGCGGGATGCTGTGCAGGATCGATGCTCCGGACGCCACAACGCGGCTCGGGATTGTCCGGCAACTTGCCGCGACGTTGAGTCTCAAAGCCTGCCCGCAGGTGCTCGATTACGTCGCGATGCAATTCACTTCGCACTCCCGAGAACTTCACGGTGCCTTGAACTTGCTGCGTGCCGAGAGCCGCGCTCGTCAGGTGACGATCACGATGGAGTTGGCGGAGGACGCGCTCCGTGATTTGGTGCGCCAATCCGGCCGCTCGGTGCGCTTGGCCGACATCGAAAAGGCGGTCTGCGAGGTCTTCGATCTCTCGCCCGAAAGTCTGCAATCGGAAAGCAAGGCGCAGCAAATCAGCCAGCCGCGGATGCTGGCGATGTTTCTGGCCCGCAAGCTAACGAGCTCCGCCTACAGCGAAATCGGCCACCACTTCGGCCGCCGCAAGCACACCACGGTGATCTCTGCCCAAAAGAAGATGGGCGCCCTGCTGGAAAAAAACGCCTCGATCCGCCTCCACAACCGCGACTGCCGCATCGACGAAGCGGTCCGCAAAGTGGAGGCGGTGTTGAAGATTGGGTAGGCGTCAGAATGATCGGACTTGCTAGGATCGTTGCATGGCAATAATGGCCGCGATCAAGAAGCCAATCGGCGGGCCCATTCTCAGAAAATAGAGATCGACGGCCGTCCACTTCATTCCGCAGCGTCTTGCCCTTCGGTAGATCAGTAAACTGGCGGCGACATGCGCCAAACAGAACGGCAAGTAGTGTCTGGCGATCCACCCCCCATCGAGTATGAGGGAGGCAAATATCGCCATCGTGACGTTGACTCCAAGACCGATCAGAAAATCTCGGTCAACGGACCGAATGGCCTCGGGCGAAAACGTCTGCGATTCGCCCTCGGTTCGCTCAGTTTGATCAGGTACATCGTTCATCGCGAGCTTCCTTTCGCGCGGCAACTCAGAACAAACTCCGCACAGCGGCAGTTGTCGCGGCCATGATCACGGCGCCGTAGCGCAAAAAGAAATGATCGCCAGCCGAGAGCGTCTGTCCATGCTTGCCGGCGCGAAAAGCAATCAACGCCCCCGCCACGGCATGCGCGGCTGCGAACGGCAAGAACACTCGCAGCCACGGCGCGCTGGAGAGCCAAATCACGCCCAGCAACGCGCCCGTGCCGTCGATCAACAGACCGATGGCCAGCGAAACCCGTGGCGAACATCCCGCCCCTTCGCGCGAAGCATAGCCCAGCGGCGATCGGTAAGGATTGGAATCTGCCATCCTTCCAGCGTATTCCGGCGTGGCGCGGAACTCAATGGAAATCGACTGGCTTTAAAGTCAAATGAATTTCGTTAGCGCCCATCCATCAATTTCTTCACGTCTCGCCACGCCCGCGTGTTCACCACATCCTCTTTAGTCAGCCCCGCGCGACGTGCCTGCAACACGCCATAGCGCATGCAGGCCAATCCGACCACGCTGTGCGCGTCGGTCGAAATCACAATCGGAATCCCGCGCCGTTTCGCCGCGGCGCAGGCTACGTCGTCCAGGTCGAGTCGTTGCGGGTTCGCGTTGAGTTCCAGGAATTTCCCAAGCTTCGCCGCGGCGTCGAACACCGCTTCCAGATCGACTTCGTACGCCTTACGCTTGTTGAGCAATCTCCCCGTGGGGTGCGCGATGGCATCCACGTTAGGGTTTTCCAGCGCTTCGAGAATCCTCGCGGTGATGCGCTCGCGGGGTTGGCTCTGCCCGTAGTGAACGCTCGCCACCACCCAATCCGCGGCGCTCAGCACGTCGTCGTCCAAGTCCAACCCGCCCGCTTCCAGGATGTCAACCTCGACTCCCTTCAACACGGTGATCCCTTTGGCCTTCGCCGCCGCGGCATCGATGCGGTCCCAATGCTCGACGAGCCGATCGGCATTGAGACCATTGG
Above is a genomic segment from Planctomycetia bacterium containing:
- a CDS encoding DnaA/Hda family protein; the protein is MTRDDKDVVSAVAQALAERVGNDRYETWFGGQTRLVYDGVALRVVAPNRFFQDWLRTKLRQDVEAAVRTVIAGPCPVIFEAAAETATDAAQPEVADAIAAAEPTMTTNALRLIAGPATPAAPPAMSRRRWATLGQYVVGATNRLAHATALSMTERPGEVSPTLFHGPTGVGKTHLLEGIWTAARQSRQALFLTAEQFTTQFLEALRGSGLPSFRRKVRSVDLLLIDDIHFFAGKRATLVELLHTIDFLVREGKQLVLTADRPLEDLAVLGPELVARLQGGMLCRIDAPDATTRLGIVRQLAATLSLKACPQVLDYVAMQFTSHSRELHGALNLLRAESRARQVTITMELAEDALRDLVRQSGRSVRLADIEKAVCEVFDLSPESLQSESKAQQISQPRMLAMFLARKLTSSAYSEIGHHFGRRKHTTVISAQKKMGALLEKNASIRLHNRDCRIDEAVRKVEAVLKIG